From a region of the Agromyces ramosus genome:
- a CDS encoding tetratricopeptide repeat protein has protein sequence MDDSTDQVPAEPSRHRGDEQQMIDRLWDFSDPAGSEERFREAADDDEHPAHVRAVMTTQLARALGIQGRADEATAVLDALAAEPPATAAPERDAAEIRARVAIERGRIVASGGRPADAVPELTRGVREAALAGSPFLVLDALHMLALHDAGHEEEWAAEGFDVLAGVRDPRVLRWGVALHNNLGWTMHDSGRAAAALTHFEQAVEVADAYGTAEQRHVARWSVARCLRSLGRTDEALEVQRALAAARPDDPYVQAELAALTGAAPTIEA, from the coding sequence GTGGATGACTCGACCGACCAGGTGCCCGCCGAACCGTCCCGCCATCGAGGCGATGAGCAGCAGATGATCGACCGGCTGTGGGATTTCAGTGATCCCGCCGGCAGTGAGGAGCGGTTCCGGGAGGCCGCCGACGACGACGAACACCCCGCCCACGTGCGCGCCGTCATGACGACGCAGCTGGCGCGTGCCCTCGGCATCCAGGGCCGTGCCGACGAGGCGACCGCCGTGCTCGACGCGCTCGCGGCGGAGCCGCCGGCCACCGCCGCGCCCGAACGCGACGCTGCAGAGATCCGGGCACGCGTGGCGATCGAGCGGGGCCGCATCGTGGCGTCCGGCGGGCGACCCGCCGACGCAGTGCCCGAGCTCACCCGCGGCGTTCGCGAGGCGGCGCTCGCCGGCTCGCCCTTCCTCGTGCTCGACGCGCTGCACATGCTGGCGCTGCACGACGCCGGCCACGAGGAGGAGTGGGCCGCAGAGGGCTTCGACGTGCTCGCCGGCGTGCGCGATCCGCGCGTGCTGCGCTGGGGCGTCGCCCTGCACAACAACCTCGGCTGGACGATGCACGACAGCGGTCGTGCGGCGGCGGCCCTCACGCACTTCGAGCAGGCCGTCGAAGTCGCCGACGCCTACGGCACGGCAGAGCAGCGGCATGTCGCCCGCTGGTCGGTGGCGCGGTGCCTCCGCTCACTCGGTCGCACCGATGAGGCGCTCGAGGTGCAGCGCGCCCTGGCCGCCGCACGCCCCGACGACCCGTACGTGCAGGCCGAGCTGGCCGCGCTGACGGGGGCGGCGCCTACGATCGAGGCATGA
- the rsmD gene encoding 16S rRNA (guanine(966)-N(2))-methyltransferase RsmD codes for MTRIIAGFAGSLTLHVPRSGTRPTSDRVREAIFSALESRDAIEGASVVDLYAGSGALGLEAASRGAAEVALVERAKPAAEVCKRNADAVQRAARGHAAVRIRVIPRPVATYLEGAAGGIDLAFIDPPYELGEAALTRDLELLAPLLTDDAIVVVERSARSPEPAWPAGIEVDRRRDYGETTLWWAGRAPRQPVRPSQPE; via the coding sequence ATGACCCGCATCATCGCCGGATTCGCCGGCTCCCTCACCCTGCACGTGCCCCGCTCGGGCACGCGTCCGACGAGCGACCGCGTGCGCGAGGCGATCTTCTCCGCGCTCGAGTCCCGCGACGCGATCGAGGGCGCCAGTGTCGTCGACCTGTACGCCGGGTCCGGCGCGCTCGGCCTCGAGGCGGCGAGCCGCGGCGCCGCCGAGGTGGCGCTCGTCGAGCGGGCGAAACCGGCTGCCGAGGTCTGCAAGCGCAACGCCGACGCCGTGCAGCGCGCCGCCCGCGGCCATGCCGCCGTGCGCATCCGAGTCATTCCCCGTCCGGTGGCGACCTACCTCGAGGGCGCCGCGGGCGGCATCGACCTCGCGTTCATCGACCCGCCCTACGAACTCGGCGAGGCCGCCCTCACGCGCGACCTCGAGCTGCTCGCGCCGCTGCTCACCGACGACGCGATCGTCGTCGTCGAGCGCAGCGCACGCTCGCCCGAGCCCGCCTGGCCCGCCGGCATCGAGGTCGACCGGCGGCGCGACTACGGCGAGACGACGCTCTGGTGGGCCGGCCGCGCGCCGCGTCAGCCGGTTCGGCCATCCCAGCCCGAGTAG
- the thiL gene encoding thiamine-phosphate kinase produces MTAPDPELGHERADAAAETATVAELGEDAVLARILPRLRPGDAAILGAGDDAALVHAADGRFVVTTDLMVHGPDFRLAWSTPFELGWKAAATNLTDVAAMGARPTALVVAIAAPPSTDVSVLEGIADGLREGLAALAPGAGVVGGDLSASPVLTLAVTAFGDLAGRSPVLRSGARAGDVVAHAGVRGDAARGLALLFAEATDATGEPDAALADDLRSRHPELVRAQLAPAPPVAAGVVAALAGATAMLDVSDGLARDARRIAEASGVGIDFDGGALGPDARIALAGAEDHGLLATFPPDTSVPEPFMTIGLVTAASGVLSVDGRPIDTLGWDPYSGWDGRTG; encoded by the coding sequence ATGACCGCGCCGGATCCTGAGCTGGGCCATGAGCGAGCGGATGCCGCGGCCGAAACCGCGACCGTGGCAGAGCTCGGCGAGGACGCGGTGCTCGCGCGCATCCTTCCGCGCCTCAGGCCGGGCGACGCCGCGATTCTCGGGGCCGGCGACGACGCGGCCCTCGTGCACGCCGCCGACGGCCGGTTCGTGGTCACGACCGACCTGATGGTGCACGGTCCCGACTTCCGGCTCGCCTGGTCGACCCCCTTCGAGCTCGGCTGGAAGGCCGCCGCGACGAATCTCACGGATGTCGCCGCCATGGGCGCGCGGCCGACCGCGCTCGTCGTCGCGATCGCCGCGCCCCCGTCGACCGACGTGTCGGTGCTCGAAGGCATCGCCGACGGACTCCGAGAGGGTCTCGCGGCGCTCGCGCCCGGCGCGGGAGTGGTGGGCGGCGACCTCTCGGCGTCGCCGGTGCTCACCCTCGCCGTGACCGCGTTCGGCGACCTCGCGGGGCGTTCACCGGTGCTGCGTTCGGGCGCGCGGGCCGGCGATGTCGTCGCACACGCCGGCGTGCGTGGCGATGCCGCCCGAGGCCTCGCCCTGCTCTTCGCCGAGGCGACCGATGCGACGGGGGAGCCCGATGCCGCCCTCGCCGACGACCTGCGCTCGCGGCATCCCGAGCTCGTGCGTGCGCAGCTCGCTCCGGCCCCGCCGGTCGCGGCCGGCGTCGTCGCGGCCCTCGCCGGCGCCACGGCGATGCTCGACGTCTCCGACGGCCTCGCTCGCGATGCGCGGCGCATCGCGGAGGCCAGCGGCGTCGGCATCGACTTCGACGGCGGGGCGCTCGGCCCCGACGCGCGCATCGCGCTCGCCGGCGCGGAGGACCACGGCCTGCTGGCCACGTTCCCGCCGGACACCTCGGTGCCGGAGCCGTTCATGACGATCGGACTGGTCACCGCGGCATCCGGAGTGCTCAGCGTCGACGGGCGGCCGATCGACACGCTCGGTTGGGATCCCTACTCGGGCTGGGATGGCCGAACCGGCTGA
- a CDS encoding DUF3515 domain-containing protein → MPHPVVPSPRRGRIHRLAAVTSALAGALVLCGCSQTVPVDPAPQASDADCAAVVVRLPDVIGAGTDAEQPKRETNAQGTGAWGTPASVVLRCGAPVPGPTTLRCVSVDGVDWIVDESDAPRYLFTTYGRTPAVEVLVDNDVVSGTTAIADLSPAVAVIPAVDACTSVDDAIDAPDD, encoded by the coding sequence ATGCCTCACCCAGTCGTGCCCTCGCCGCGCCGCGGGCGCATCCACCGTCTCGCCGCCGTCACCTCGGCGCTCGCGGGCGCCCTCGTGCTCTGCGGGTGCAGCCAGACCGTCCCCGTCGATCCCGCGCCGCAGGCGAGCGACGCCGACTGTGCAGCCGTCGTCGTCCGCCTGCCCGACGTCATCGGGGCGGGCACCGATGCCGAGCAGCCCAAGCGTGAGACGAACGCGCAGGGCACCGGCGCCTGGGGCACCCCCGCGTCGGTGGTGCTGCGCTGCGGCGCGCCCGTGCCGGGCCCCACCACGCTGCGCTGCGTGAGCGTCGATGGCGTCGACTGGATCGTCGACGAGAGCGACGCGCCCCGCTACCTCTTCACCACCTACGGGCGCACGCCCGCCGTCGAGGTGCTCGTCGACAACGACGTCGTCTCGGGCACCACGGCGATCGCCGACCTCTCGCCCGCCGTCGCCGTCATCCCGGCCGTCGACGCGTGCACGTCGGTCGATGACGCCATCGACGCGCCCGACGACTAG
- a CDS encoding D-alanine--D-alanine ligase family protein, with product MDKLRVVLLFGGRSSEHSISCATAGGVLGAIDRDRYEVIPVGVTRDGAYVLESDDPARFALDPDALPEVADNDTRVRWPESAASRELRVVDAAGERSLGDVDVVFPILHGRFGEDGTVQGLLELLGLPYVGNGVLASAIGMDKHFTKTVLEGAGIQVAPWVTLTRGALEADPELWQRRTRALGLPVFVKPARAGSSVGVTKVDDWAELDGALDVAFAEDRSVLVEAAVEGREIECGVLEGSDGTGIGVSVAGEVVVTGRAFYDFEAKYLDAPGVELICPADLGDGELFELQRIARRAFEAVGGEGLARVDVFLTGEGFVVNEINTMPGFTPISMFPTCWQNSGLSYADLIGELIEVGHARGPR from the coding sequence ATGGACAAGCTCAGGGTGGTTCTGCTCTTCGGCGGGCGTTCAAGCGAGCATTCGATCAGCTGCGCAACGGCGGGGGGAGTGCTGGGAGCGATCGATCGTGATCGCTACGAGGTGATCCCGGTCGGGGTCACCCGCGACGGCGCCTACGTGCTGGAATCGGATGACCCGGCGCGGTTCGCCCTCGATCCCGATGCGCTGCCCGAGGTCGCCGACAACGACACCCGGGTGCGCTGGCCCGAGAGCGCTGCATCGCGCGAGCTCCGCGTGGTCGACGCCGCCGGCGAGCGCTCGCTCGGCGACGTCGACGTGGTCTTCCCGATCCTGCACGGTCGCTTCGGCGAAGACGGCACGGTGCAGGGGCTGCTGGAGCTCCTCGGCCTGCCGTACGTCGGCAACGGCGTGCTCGCGTCGGCGATCGGCATGGACAAGCACTTCACGAAGACGGTGCTCGAGGGGGCCGGCATCCAGGTCGCGCCGTGGGTGACGCTCACACGTGGCGCGCTCGAGGCCGACCCCGAGCTCTGGCAGCGGCGCACGCGCGCGCTCGGCCTGCCGGTCTTCGTCAAGCCGGCGCGGGCCGGCTCCTCGGTCGGCGTCACGAAGGTCGACGACTGGGCCGAGCTCGACGGGGCGCTCGACGTCGCCTTCGCCGAAGACCGCTCGGTGCTCGTCGAGGCGGCCGTCGAGGGCCGGGAGATCGAGTGCGGGGTGCTCGAGGGGAGCGACGGCACCGGAATCGGGGTGAGCGTCGCCGGCGAGGTCGTCGTCACCGGACGCGCGTTCTACGACTTCGAGGCCAAGTACCTCGATGCCCCGGGCGTCGAACTGATCTGCCCTGCCGACCTCGGCGACGGCGAGCTCTTCGAGCTGCAGCGCATTGCTCGCCGCGCATTCGAGGCGGTCGGCGGCGAGGGCCTCGCCCGCGTCGACGTGTTCCTCACGGGCGAGGGGTTCGTCGTCAACGAGATCAACACGATGCCCGGCTTCACGCCGATCTCGATGTTCCCGACCTGCTGGCAGAATTCGGGGCTCAGCTACGCCGACCTGATCGGCGAGCTCATCGAGGTCGGGCACGCCCGAGGACCCCGCTAG
- a CDS encoding NAD(P)H-dependent glycerol-3-phosphate dehydrogenase, whose translation MKTRTQGRKGHGKRVAVLGAGSWGTTFAKILADGGADVVIWARRPELAREIQEAKRNSDYLAGVNLPLGLRATSRLDLALAGAEQVYISVPSQSLRENLKVIAPHLHAEATVVSLMKGVEKATGLRMSEVIAEMLPIDPSQIAVVSGPNLALEIAKEQPTAAVVSSTSLETAQAVASIARNRYFRSFVNTDVIGTEFAGVLKNLIAVAIGIVDGVGYGDNTKASIITRGLVEMTDFAVAYGAQPETLAGLAGLGDLIATSQSPLSRNNTAGRLLGQGYHLNDVVHQMQQTTEGLASVAPILELARAKGVEMPIVEQVRQVLAGTLDPRDIAPHLTTDDEPQGERTIDGQAQGGSALRRAFKRAFDQLRNGGGSAGSDRS comes from the coding sequence TTGAAGACTAGGACGCAGGGCCGCAAGGGCCATGGCAAGCGGGTCGCCGTCCTCGGCGCGGGCAGCTGGGGCACGACGTTCGCGAAGATCCTCGCCGACGGCGGGGCCGACGTGGTCATCTGGGCGCGCCGCCCCGAGCTCGCGCGCGAGATCCAAGAGGCGAAGCGCAACAGCGACTACCTCGCGGGAGTGAACCTGCCGCTCGGACTCCGTGCCACGAGCCGCCTCGACCTCGCCCTCGCCGGGGCCGAGCAGGTGTACATCTCGGTGCCGAGTCAGTCGCTGCGCGAGAACCTGAAGGTCATCGCACCGCACCTCCACGCCGAGGCCACCGTCGTGTCGCTCATGAAGGGCGTCGAGAAGGCCACCGGGTTGCGCATGAGCGAGGTCATCGCCGAGATGCTGCCGATCGATCCGTCGCAGATCGCGGTGGTCTCGGGCCCCAACCTCGCCCTCGAGATCGCCAAGGAGCAGCCCACCGCGGCGGTCGTCTCATCGACGAGCCTCGAGACCGCGCAGGCTGTGGCATCCATCGCCCGCAATCGCTACTTCCGCAGCTTCGTGAACACCGACGTGATCGGCACCGAGTTCGCCGGCGTGCTGAAGAACCTCATCGCCGTCGCGATCGGCATCGTCGACGGCGTCGGCTACGGCGACAACACGAAGGCGTCGATCATCACGCGCGGCCTCGTCGAGATGACGGACTTCGCGGTCGCCTATGGTGCCCAGCCCGAGACGCTCGCGGGACTCGCCGGGCTCGGCGACCTCATCGCCACGAGCCAGTCGCCGCTCTCGCGGAACAACACCGCGGGCCGGCTGCTCGGCCAGGGCTATCACCTGAACGACGTCGTGCACCAGATGCAGCAGACCACCGAGGGGCTCGCATCGGTCGCGCCGATCCTCGAGCTCGCCCGGGCGAAGGGCGTCGAGATGCCCATCGTCGAGCAGGTGCGGCAGGTGCTCGCCGGCACGCTCGACCCGCGGGACATCGCGCCCCACCTCACGACCGATGACGAGCCGCAGGGCGAAAGGACGATCGATGGACAAGCTCAGGGTGGTTCTGCTCTTCGGCGGGCGTTCAAGCGAGCATTCGATCAGCTGCGCAACGGCGGGGGGAGTGCTGGGAGCGATCGATCGTGA
- a CDS encoding lysophospholipid acyltransferase family protein has protein sequence MKARSETRRPSFFWLLAALVLPIMNLAVRFRFHHPERMPQSGAFVLAPNHYSEIDPVVIGVVSWKLGRAPRFLAKASLFKNPLLGWLLRTSGQIPVERAGSKSHAALRAAEELVEKGRLVVVYPEGSLTRDPDLWPMRGKTGAVRIALERGIPIIPVAHWGTQALMPRYGKKLSLFPRKTIDVIIGEPLDLGAYRGRPLDQSSLLKATAELMDAIAALLGEVRGEPAPPQRWDPTAHGQKETGRLED, from the coding sequence GTGAAGGCACGTTCGGAGACCCGCCGGCCCTCGTTCTTCTGGTTGCTCGCCGCCCTCGTGCTGCCCATCATGAACCTGGCGGTGCGATTCCGGTTCCATCATCCTGAGCGGATGCCGCAGAGCGGCGCGTTCGTGCTCGCCCCCAACCACTACAGCGAGATCGATCCGGTCGTCATCGGCGTGGTGAGCTGGAAACTCGGACGGGCGCCGCGGTTCCTCGCCAAGGCGTCGCTGTTCAAGAACCCGCTGCTCGGGTGGCTCCTCCGCACGTCGGGGCAGATCCCGGTCGAGCGTGCGGGCAGCAAGAGTCACGCTGCGCTGCGCGCCGCGGAGGAGCTCGTCGAGAAGGGCCGCCTCGTGGTCGTGTATCCCGAGGGGTCGCTCACGCGTGACCCCGACCTGTGGCCGATGCGCGGCAAGACCGGAGCGGTGCGCATCGCGCTCGAACGCGGCATCCCGATCATCCCGGTCGCGCACTGGGGCACCCAGGCCCTGATGCCCCGCTATGGCAAGAAGCTCAGCCTCTTCCCCCGCAAGACCATCGACGTCATCATCGGCGAGCCGCTCGACCTCGGCGCCTACCGCGGTCGGCCGCTCGACCAGTCGTCGCTCCTGAAGGCCACCGCCGAGCTCATGGACGCCATCGCCGCGCTCCTCGGCGAGGTGCGAGGCGAGCCCGCCCCGCCGCAGCGCTGGGACCCCACGGCCCACGGCCAGAAGGAGACCGGCAGACTTGAAGACTAG
- the murA gene encoding UDP-N-acetylglucosamine 1-carboxyvinyltransferase has product MNTLGQDAKNHGTAVGLQVDKITINGGKPLRGRIELKGAKNLVTKAMVAAILGDTPSVLKDVPNISDVRIVRGLLEVHGVTVTDGAVDGELILDPSAVETAHMADIDAHAGSSRIPILFCGPLLHRLGEAFIPDLGGCRIGDRPIDYHLEVLRNFGAIIEKLPSGIRMSAPSGLHGAKVSLPYPSVGATEQVLLTAVLADGITELSGAAIEPEIMDLINILQKMGAIITVDTDRVIRIEGVEKLDGYTHRALFDRNEAASWAAAALATDGDIFVGGARQAEMLTFLNVFRKVGGDFEIQEDGIRFFHPGGELKPVIIETDVHPGFMTDWQQPLVVALTKAHGVSIVHETVYEQRFGFVDALVEMGASIDVHKECLGAGACRFGQRNFQHSAVISGPTHLTGADIEVPDLRGGFSHLIAALTADGRSTVSNVGIIARGYENFITKLELLGADFELEA; this is encoded by the coding sequence GTGAACACACTCGGGCAGGACGCCAAGAACCACGGAACGGCGGTCGGGTTGCAGGTCGACAAGATCACCATCAACGGGGGCAAGCCGCTTCGCGGCCGCATCGAGCTCAAGGGCGCGAAGAACCTCGTCACGAAGGCGATGGTCGCCGCGATCCTCGGTGACACGCCGAGCGTGCTCAAAGACGTTCCCAACATCAGCGATGTGCGCATCGTGCGAGGCCTGCTCGAGGTGCACGGCGTGACCGTGACCGACGGCGCGGTCGACGGCGAGCTCATCCTCGACCCATCGGCGGTCGAGACGGCGCACATGGCAGACATCGACGCGCACGCGGGTTCGTCGCGCATCCCGATCCTCTTCTGCGGTCCGCTCCTGCATCGCCTGGGCGAGGCGTTCATCCCCGACCTCGGCGGCTGCCGCATCGGCGACCGCCCCATCGACTACCACCTCGAGGTGCTGCGCAACTTCGGTGCCATCATCGAGAAGCTCCCGAGCGGCATCCGAATGTCCGCGCCGAGCGGGCTGCACGGCGCGAAGGTGTCGTTGCCCTACCCGAGCGTCGGAGCCACCGAGCAAGTGCTGCTGACCGCGGTGCTGGCCGACGGCATCACCGAGCTCTCGGGCGCAGCCATCGAGCCCGAGATCATGGATCTCATCAACATCCTGCAGAAGATGGGCGCGATCATCACGGTCGACACCGACCGCGTCATCCGCATCGAGGGCGTCGAGAAGCTCGACGGCTACACGCACCGTGCGCTCTTCGACCGCAACGAGGCTGCCAGCTGGGCCGCTGCCGCCCTCGCGACCGACGGCGACATCTTCGTCGGCGGTGCACGTCAGGCCGAGATGCTCACCTTCCTCAACGTCTTCCGCAAGGTCGGCGGCGACTTCGAGATCCAGGAAGACGGCATCCGCTTCTTCCACCCGGGCGGCGAGCTGAAGCCGGTCATCATCGAGACCGACGTGCACCCGGGGTTCATGACCGATTGGCAGCAGCCGCTCGTCGTGGCCCTCACGAAGGCGCACGGCGTCTCGATCGTGCACGAGACCGTGTACGAACAGCGTTTCGGCTTCGTCGACGCACTCGTCGAGATGGGTGCGTCGATCGACGTGCACAAGGAGTGCCTCGGGGCAGGGGCGTGCCGGTTCGGCCAGCGCAACTTCCAGCACTCCGCGGTCATCTCCGGTCCGACGCACCTGACCGGCGCCGACATCGAGGTGCCCGACCTTCGGGGCGGCTTCAGCCACCTCATCGCGGCGCTCACGGCCGACGGCCGCTCGACGGTGTCGAACGTCGGGATCATCGCCCGTGGCTACGAGAACTTCATCACGAAGCTCGAGCTCCTCGGGGCGGACTTCGAACTCGAAGCATAA
- the leuD gene encoding 3-isopropylmalate dehydratase small subunit, with protein sequence MEKITTVTGTAVPLRRSNVDTDQIIPAVFLKRVTKTGFEDALFFAWRQDPDFVLNRPEFAGARILIAGPDFGTGSSREHAVWALRDYGFDVVISSRFGDIFRGNSGKQGLVAAQVAYEAVERLWEAIEGEPGIAVTVDLVERRVSAGALTVPFDIDDYTRWRLLEGLDDIGLTLRDENAIAEFESHREAWRPKTLPIREPAESGSL encoded by the coding sequence ATGGAGAAGATCACCACTGTCACGGGCACTGCCGTGCCGTTGCGACGCTCCAACGTCGACACCGACCAGATCATCCCCGCCGTCTTCCTGAAGCGGGTCACGAAGACCGGCTTCGAAGACGCATTGTTCTTCGCCTGGCGCCAGGACCCCGATTTCGTGCTGAACCGACCCGAGTTCGCGGGAGCCCGCATTCTCATCGCAGGCCCCGACTTCGGTACCGGATCGAGCCGTGAGCACGCCGTGTGGGCGCTCAGGGACTACGGCTTCGACGTCGTCATCAGCTCGAGGTTCGGCGACATCTTCCGCGGCAATTCCGGAAAGCAGGGACTCGTCGCCGCGCAGGTCGCCTACGAGGCGGTCGAGCGCCTCTGGGAGGCGATCGAGGGGGAGCCGGGAATAGCGGTGACGGTCGATCTGGTTGAGCGTAGGGTGAGCGCCGGTGCGCTCACCGTGCCGTTCGACATCGACGACTACACTCGGTGGAGGCTTCTCGAGGGGCTCGACGACATCGGCCTCACCCTCCGGGACGAGAACGCCATCGCCGAGTTCGAATCACATCGAGAAGCTTGGCGGCCGAAGACGCTTCCCATCAGGGAGCCGGCAGAATCAGGGAGTCTGTGA
- the leuC gene encoding 3-isopropylmalate dehydratase large subunit, protein MNTITASGDRPRTLAEKVWEAHLVKKGEDGTPDLIYIDLHLVHEVTSPQAFDGLRLAGRPVRRPDLTIATEDHNTPTLAIDKPIADPTSRTQIETLRRNAAEFGIRLHSLGDVEQGIVHVVGPQLGLTQPGITVVCGDSHTSTHGAFGAMAFGIGTSEVEHVLATQTLPLKPFKTMAINVEGSLRPGVTAKDIILAVIAKIGTGGGQGYVLEYRGSAIRALSMDGRMTVCNMSIEAGARAGMVAPDATTYAYLKGRAHAPEGADWDAAVEYWQTLATDDGATFDAEVSIDADTLEPFVTWGTNPGQGVSLSESVPDPATIADQHERAAAERALEYMALEPGTPLKDIRVDAVFMGSCTNSRIEDLRAFASVIKGKHKADGVRVMVVPGSARVRLEAEAEGLDKVIEEFGAEWRFAGCSMCLGMNPDQLAPGERCASTSNRNFEGRQGKGGRTHLVSPLVAAATAIRGTLSGPWDLEGSSEPKGE, encoded by the coding sequence ATGAACACCATCACAGCTTCGGGCGATCGCCCGCGCACCCTGGCCGAGAAGGTCTGGGAAGCCCATCTCGTCAAGAAGGGCGAGGACGGCACGCCCGACCTCATCTACATCGACCTGCACCTCGTGCACGAGGTCACGAGTCCGCAGGCGTTCGACGGCCTCCGGCTGGCCGGCCGGCCGGTGCGGCGTCCCGATCTCACGATCGCGACCGAAGACCACAACACGCCGACGCTCGCGATCGACAAGCCCATCGCCGATCCGACGAGCCGCACGCAGATCGAGACGCTCCGGCGCAATGCTGCCGAGTTCGGCATCCGACTGCACTCGCTCGGCGACGTCGAGCAGGGCATCGTGCACGTCGTCGGCCCGCAGCTCGGGCTCACGCAGCCCGGCATCACGGTCGTCTGCGGCGATTCGCACACCTCAACGCACGGCGCCTTCGGCGCCATGGCGTTCGGCATCGGCACGAGCGAGGTCGAGCACGTGCTCGCCACACAGACGCTCCCGTTGAAGCCGTTCAAGACGATGGCCATCAACGTCGAGGGCAGCCTCCGCCCGGGCGTCACGGCGAAAGACATCATCCTCGCCGTGATCGCCAAGATCGGCACCGGTGGCGGGCAGGGCTACGTGCTCGAATACCGCGGCAGCGCCATCCGGGCCCTCTCGATGGACGGCCGCATGACGGTCTGCAATATGTCGATCGAGGCCGGCGCCCGGGCCGGCATGGTGGCACCGGATGCCACGACCTACGCGTATCTCAAGGGTCGCGCTCACGCACCCGAGGGCGCCGACTGGGACGCCGCCGTCGAATACTGGCAGACGCTCGCGACCGACGACGGAGCGACGTTCGACGCCGAGGTCTCCATCGACGCCGACACGCTCGAGCCGTTCGTCACGTGGGGCACCAATCCCGGACAGGGCGTCTCGCTCAGCGAGTCGGTGCCCGACCCGGCCACGATCGCCGACCAGCACGAGCGCGCCGCCGCCGAGCGCGCCCTCGAGTACATGGCCCTCGAGCCCGGAACGCCGCTGAAGGACATCCGTGTCGACGCGGTCTTCATGGGCTCGTGCACGAACAGCCGCATCGAGGACCTGCGGGCCTTCGCCTCGGTCATCAAGGGCAAGCACAAGGCCGATGGCGTCCGCGTCATGGTCGTGCCCGGATCGGCGAGGGTCCGGCTCGAGGCCGAGGCGGAGGGCCTCGACAAGGTGATCGAGGAGTTCGGCGCCGAATGGCGGTTCGCGGGGTGCTCGATGTGCCTCGGCATGAATCCCGACCAGCTCGCGCCCGGCGAACGCTGCGCCTCGACCTCCAACCGCAACTTCGAGGGCCGGCAGGGCAAGGGCGGCCGCACCCACCTCGTGTCGCCGCTCGTGGCGGCCGCCACGGCCATCAGGGGCACGCTCTCGGGTCCGTGGGATCTCGAGGGCTCGAGCGAGCCGAAGGGCGAATGA
- a CDS encoding FHA domain-containing protein: MAAPDFIVPPPGLVPPAPEHTEPERTVQAAPGRVLPTFVPAAPPRAVPSQMPSVHPMPGPPPAPVAAEASPGPWRLTGEREFDVVVAGRLVLGRDPVAVSPYADAKPVPVVDPARSVSKTHALVDAAPDGVSVTDLHSTNGVRIRTADVELHELAPGIPAVVPPGASILLGDLELRVQRLPGDTV; this comes from the coding sequence GTGGCCGCGCCCGATTTCATCGTTCCCCCTCCGGGGTTGGTGCCTCCTGCGCCCGAGCACACCGAGCCCGAACGCACGGTGCAAGCCGCGCCCGGCCGGGTGCTGCCGACCTTCGTCCCGGCGGCGCCGCCGCGGGCGGTCCCCTCGCAGATGCCGTCGGTACATCCCATGCCGGGCCCGCCTCCGGCGCCGGTGGCTGCCGAGGCCTCGCCCGGGCCGTGGCGCCTGACGGGCGAGCGGGAGTTCGATGTCGTCGTCGCAGGTCGTCTCGTGCTCGGCCGAGACCCGGTCGCGGTGTCACCGTATGCCGACGCGAAGCCGGTCCCGGTCGTCGATCCGGCGCGATCGGTGTCGAAGACCCACGCGCTCGTCGATGCGGCGCCCGACGGCGTGTCGGTGACCGATCTCCACTCCACCAACGGTGTGCGCATCCGAACCGCCGATGTCGAATTGCACGAGCTCGCCCCGGGGATTCCGGCGGTCGTCCCGCCGGGAGCGTCCATCCTGCTCGGTGACCTCGAGTTGCGTGTGCAACGACTCCCCGGCGACACGGTGTAA